The following are encoded in a window of Pseudofrancisella aestuarii genomic DNA:
- the rsfS gene encoding ribosome silencing factor has protein sequence MTTEQRLNIVTEALDDLKAQNIQTINVEHLTDMMENIVICTATSTTHAKSLAKHLEAELKKNNISILGIEGEVKSDWVLVDTGDIVAHIMLEETRNLYALEKLWDIKRKD, from the coding sequence ATGACAACAGAACAAAGACTTAATATTGTTACAGAAGCATTAGATGACTTAAAAGCACAAAATATTCAAACTATAAATGTTGAACATTTAACAGATATGATGGAAAACATAGTTATCTGTACAGCAACCTCAACTACACACGCTAAATCCTTGGCTAAACATTTAGAAGCTGAACTTAAAAAGAATAATATATCTATTTTAGGTATAGAAGGTGAAGTAAAATCAGACTGGGTTCTTGTAGATACTGGTGATATCGTTGCTCATATTATGCTTGAAGAAACTAGAAACCTTTATGCTTTAGAAAAACTTTGGGATATTAAAAGAAAAGATTAA
- the alaS gene encoding alanine--tRNA ligase, translating into MISTKELRSKFISYFKSKGHSHQPSSSLIPFGDDTLLFTNAGMVQFKDVFLGIEKRDYTRAVTVQKCLRAGGKHNDLDNVGYTARHHTFFEMLGNFSFGDYFKKEAISFAWEFLTEEIKLPKERLWVTIYATDEEAFDVWHNHIGLDKERIIRIDSSDNFWEMGDTGPCGPCTEIFYDHGEHILGGLPGTPDEDGDRYIEIWNIVFMQYNRQIDGSVLDLPRPSVDTGMGLERIAAVLQHVDSNYEIDLFQALIRKAAQIIGSENLDSPSLKVIADHIRSCSFLIADGVLPSNEGRGYVLRRIIRRAVRHGNKLGAKEVFFYKLVDELISQMAEAYPELADKKVIIKEALKKEEELFINTIENGIKIFENEIQNINSDIISGDVAFKLYDTYGFPVDLTADMAREKGLKVDQKAFEIAMQEQKARSKKASKFSVDYNETIKSNHKTLFNGYSTLIDDSKILEIFEDGKSVNSVSNLDSNIVIVLDKSPFYAESGGQVADSGILESTGTIFKVTNVQKSGETILHIGKLEKGRLSTSDEVTAKVDGLTRLDTAANHSATHLLHAALKQIVGKHAEQKGSLVNNKRLRFDYSHDKPLSKEEMRQTEKLVNTEIRANYLVETLETTPEKAKAMGAQALFGEKYGDLVRVICMDDFSIELCGGTHVRQTGDIGLFKIISDSGIASGIRRIEAITGTEANKYIQNLEDLVDSIKLHLKATESNVLDKLNSIQELVKLQEKQITKLKKDLLSGSSSNIEELEQNGTTLVAAVIDDSDIKTLRDKVDEYKSKKERAIVILATIIDDKVQFVIGVSKAVTNLVKAGDIAKIVSSIIDGKGGGRPDMAQGGGNNPSKIQEAISEAKNYVLNII; encoded by the coding sequence ATGATTAGTACAAAAGAGTTAAGAAGCAAGTTTATAAGCTATTTTAAATCTAAAGGCCACTCACACCAGCCTAGCTCATCTCTGATACCATTTGGAGATGACACTTTACTTTTTACTAATGCCGGTATGGTTCAGTTTAAAGATGTTTTTCTAGGTATAGAAAAAAGAGATTATACAAGAGCTGTAACTGTCCAAAAATGTTTAAGAGCTGGTGGTAAACATAATGATTTAGATAACGTTGGTTATACAGCAAGACATCATACTTTTTTTGAAATGTTAGGAAATTTTAGCTTTGGAGATTATTTTAAAAAAGAAGCTATAAGTTTTGCATGGGAATTTCTTACGGAAGAAATTAAACTCCCAAAAGAAAGACTATGGGTTACTATATATGCTACAGATGAAGAAGCTTTTGATGTATGGCATAACCATATAGGACTTGATAAAGAAAGAATAATAAGAATAGACTCTAGCGATAATTTTTGGGAAATGGGAGATACAGGGCCTTGTGGACCATGTACTGAGATATTTTACGATCATGGTGAACACATACTAGGTGGATTACCAGGAACGCCTGATGAAGATGGCGATAGATATATAGAAATCTGGAATATTGTATTTATGCAATATAATCGTCAAATAGACGGATCTGTATTAGATCTTCCTAGGCCTTCAGTAGATACTGGTATGGGTTTAGAAAGAATAGCTGCAGTATTACAACATGTTGATAGTAACTATGAAATTGATTTATTCCAAGCTCTTATAAGAAAAGCTGCTCAAATAATAGGAAGCGAAAATCTAGATTCACCATCATTAAAAGTAATAGCAGATCATATTCGCTCATGTTCATTTTTAATAGCAGATGGAGTATTACCATCAAATGAAGGTAGAGGGTATGTTCTTCGTCGTATTATTCGTAGGGCTGTGAGACATGGAAATAAACTAGGAGCTAAAGAAGTTTTTTTCTATAAGTTAGTTGATGAACTCATATCTCAAATGGCAGAAGCTTATCCTGAGCTTGCTGATAAGAAAGTAATAATTAAAGAAGCTTTAAAAAAAGAAGAAGAGCTTTTTATAAATACAATTGAAAATGGAATTAAGATATTTGAGAATGAGATTCAAAATATAAATAGCGATATTATCTCTGGAGATGTAGCATTTAAATTATATGATACATATGGATTTCCAGTAGATTTAACAGCTGATATGGCTAGAGAAAAAGGTTTAAAAGTTGATCAGAAGGCTTTTGAGATAGCTATGCAAGAACAAAAGGCAAGATCTAAAAAAGCTAGCAAATTTTCAGTAGATTATAATGAAACTATAAAATCAAATCATAAAACATTATTTAATGGCTATTCAACATTAATAGATGACTCGAAAATATTAGAGATTTTTGAAGATGGTAAATCTGTAAATTCTGTATCTAATTTAGATAGTAATATTGTAATTGTTTTAGATAAAAGTCCTTTTTATGCAGAATCTGGTGGTCAAGTTGCAGATAGTGGAATTTTGGAATCTACAGGTACTATATTTAAAGTAACAAATGTTCAAAAATCTGGTGAGACTATTTTACATATAGGTAAACTTGAAAAAGGAAGATTAAGTACTTCAGATGAAGTTACTGCTAAAGTTGATGGTTTAACTCGTTTAGATACGGCTGCAAACCATAGTGCAACACATTTATTACATGCAGCATTAAAGCAAATAGTTGGTAAACATGCTGAGCAAAAAGGATCTCTAGTCAATAATAAAAGATTAAGGTTTGACTATTCACATGATAAACCATTGTCTAAAGAAGAGATGCGTCAAACAGAAAAATTAGTTAATACAGAAATTAGAGCTAATTATTTAGTTGAGACTTTAGAAACCACCCCTGAAAAAGCAAAAGCTATGGGAGCACAAGCTTTATTTGGTGAGAAATATGGTGATCTTGTGAGAGTTATTTGTATGGATGACTTTTCTATAGAACTTTGTGGTGGTACACATGTAAGACAAACTGGAGATATAGGATTATTTAAAATCATTTCGGATTCTGGGATAGCTTCAGGTATTCGTAGAATTGAAGCTATAACTGGTACTGAAGCTAATAAATATATACAAAATCTAGAGGACTTAGTTGATTCTATTAAACTTCATTTAAAAGCCACAGAATCAAATGTATTAGATAAATTAAACTCAATACAAGAGTTAGTTAAATTACAAGAAAAGCAAATAACTAAATTAAAAAAAGATTTATTATCTGGATCTTCTTCTAATATAGAAGAATTAGAGCAAAATGGTACAACTCTTGTGGCTGCTGTAATTGATGATAGCGATATAAAAACTCTAAGAGATAAAGTTGATGAATATAAATCAAAGAAAGAAAGAGCTATAGTTATTTTAGCTACTATTATTGATGATAAGGTTCAGTTTGTAATTGGAGTTAGTAAGGCTGTAACAAATCTTGTAAAAGCTGGAGATATAGCTAAAATTGTTTCGTCCATAATTGATGGTAAAGGTGGTGGGCGACCAGATATGGCTCAAGGTGGTGGAAATAATCCATCAAAAATACAAGAGGCAATATCTGAAGCAAAAAATTATGTCCTAAATATAATATAA
- a CDS encoding ATP-dependent helicase gives MNYTAEQQLVINHNINQHALVSAVAGSGKTQTLIARIQFLISKGINPSKILVLMYNKSAQEEFANRLFKVLEQTIASRVNVRTMHSLGNGFLQAFSRAGKLNYTSILKEYEIDNILMQILKKVHKEHKITKEINNERIEEFKGYISILKSSISSKHKSLSLLSAKDKKVLDMVFDLFNEECESKGVITYDDMIYMTCKTFEKEVSFVKKAQQIYSHIIIDEYQDINEAQQYLLKCLVGNETTVMAVGDVDQTIYQWRGSTPYYMLEGFQKDFKNVKYFELSYTFRYGDLVSLMANNIISNNKSRHKNLCITYPKLKKVTDVSILDDSDKVVAKLKKLIEAGVQASEIVVLVRKYNSTTIFELSCLYSDLPYSVVADKNVFDENLFRAIYGYLMLINSGKGFLEYQENERVEFIKAMLDYPSLYLKKDQKQKIAEEIAHNLITAPQILEGLLVNVEESYKKRNIINVADNWKQILKKIKTKNVEKAITSILEILDLKKIIQKNHSETYKSQSKLKIIDGIVAFANSKKVNIQEFLVILKDLYEKSIQKRSFDDNSIQIMSIHRAKGLEWNYVVLYDVTEGGFLGDKINNISESILEEERRLFYVAATRVKKHLFIVAANDIKRLNAWYEVKSNKFPKNLKCSNSLRFLYEGNLLECEDFIKQSSFENNKSMFKKYSQKLALVNN, from the coding sequence ATGAATTATACAGCAGAACAGCAGCTGGTAATTAATCATAATATAAATCAACATGCATTAGTCTCAGCAGTTGCTGGAAGTGGAAAAACACAAACATTAATTGCAAGAATTCAATTTTTAATTTCTAAAGGTATTAATCCAAGCAAAATCCTTGTTCTGATGTATAACAAATCAGCACAGGAAGAGTTTGCAAATAGACTGTTTAAAGTTCTAGAGCAAACTATAGCTTCAAGAGTAAATGTAAGGACGATGCACTCTTTAGGAAACGGATTTTTGCAAGCATTTAGTAGAGCAGGTAAGTTAAATTATACATCTATTTTAAAAGAGTATGAGATAGATAATATTCTTATGCAAATTTTAAAAAAAGTTCATAAAGAGCATAAAATTACTAAAGAAATAAATAATGAAAGAATAGAAGAGTTTAAAGGTTATATATCTATTTTAAAATCCAGCATATCATCAAAGCATAAAAGTTTAAGTTTATTGTCTGCTAAAGATAAAAAAGTTTTAGATATGGTGTTTGATTTATTTAATGAGGAATGTGAAAGTAAAGGCGTAATTACTTATGATGATATGATATATATGACTTGTAAAACTTTTGAAAAGGAAGTTTCTTTTGTAAAGAAAGCTCAGCAAATTTACTCTCATATAATAATAGATGAATATCAAGATATAAATGAAGCACAGCAATACTTATTAAAATGCCTAGTAGGAAATGAAACTACAGTAATGGCGGTGGGAGATGTTGATCAGACGATATATCAATGGAGAGGTTCAACACCTTACTATATGCTTGAAGGATTTCAGAAAGATTTCAAAAATGTTAAATATTTTGAGCTTTCTTATACTTTTAGATATGGTGATTTAGTTTCGTTAATGGCAAATAACATTATATCTAATAATAAAAGTAGACATAAAAACTTATGTATTACTTATCCCAAATTAAAAAAAGTGACGGATGTTAGCATTTTAGATGATTCAGATAAAGTTGTAGCTAAGTTAAAGAAGTTAATAGAAGCTGGTGTTCAAGCCTCAGAAATTGTAGTTTTAGTAAGAAAATATAATTCTACAACTATCTTTGAGCTTAGTTGTTTATATAGTGATCTACCTTATTCTGTTGTGGCAGATAAAAATGTTTTCGATGAGAATTTATTTAGAGCTATTTATGGATATCTAATGTTAATCAATAGTGGAAAAGGTTTTTTAGAATATCAAGAAAATGAAAGAGTTGAATTTATAAAAGCAATGCTTGATTATCCTTCATTATATTTAAAAAAAGATCAAAAACAAAAAATAGCGGAAGAGATAGCTCATAATCTGATAACAGCGCCACAAATCCTAGAAGGATTATTGGTAAATGTTGAAGAGTCTTATAAAAAGAGAAATATTATTAATGTTGCAGATAATTGGAAGCAAATATTAAAAAAAATAAAAACAAAGAATGTTGAAAAAGCAATTACTAGTATTTTAGAGATACTAGATTTAAAAAAAATTATTCAAAAGAATCATTCAGAAACATACAAAAGCCAATCAAAGTTAAAGATTATTGATGGAATAGTAGCTTTTGCTAATAGTAAAAAAGTGAACATACAAGAATTTTTAGTGATCTTGAAAGATCTATATGAGAAATCTATTCAAAAAAGAAGTTTTGATGATAATAGTATTCAAATTATGTCTATTCATAGAGCAAAGGGTTTAGAGTGGAATTATGTGGTTTTATATGATGTTACAGAAGGTGGTTTTTTAGGAGATAAGATAAATAACATATCTGAATCTATTCTAGAGGAAGAAAGAAGGCTTTTTTATGTTGCAGCAACTAGAGTAAAGAAACATTTATTTATTGTAGCTGCTAATGATATAAAGAGATTAAATGCTTGGTATGAGGTTAAATCTAATAAATTTCCCAAAAATTTAAAATGCAGTAATTCTTTAAGATTTTTATATGAAGGTAACTTATTAGAATGTGAGGACTTTATTAAACAGTCAAGTTTTGAAAATAATAAAAGTATGTTTAAAAAATATTCTCAAAAGTTAGCTTTAGTAAATAATTAA